A region of Sulfurimonas sp. DNA encodes the following proteins:
- a CDS encoding ketopantoate reductase family protein, giving the protein MRVAIVGLGGVGGYICAMLSKSSLDVVGFARGAHLEKIKKDGIQIIEDEKKWIASIDAKSLEDTDAYFDVVIFCVKSYDLKESYEAMKNHIDAKSIIFSLSNGVGSGDELRKWSKSIVLDSCVYIISHIQTAGVIRKKGNIFAFVCGGDAKGGEVIKSIFDTAGLRAKVAEDIKEAIWKKYIFISAFATLTSYYDKSMFYIYENHFDEAKALLQEIASVAFAKKINIQEEVQKALEIASKLPSDSSTSMHLDFKNKKKVELETLSKYIVDEAKIFGVKTPLMNKMYEELNSRL; this is encoded by the coding sequence ATGAGAGTAGCAATTGTAGGTTTAGGTGGAGTAGGCGGTTATATATGTGCAATGTTGTCAAAAAGCTCTTTAGATGTTGTTGGTTTTGCAAGAGGTGCGCATCTAGAGAAAATTAAAAAAGATGGTATACAGATTATTGAAGATGAAAAAAAGTGGATAGCATCTATAGATGCAAAAAGTTTAGAAGATACAGATGCTTATTTTGATGTAGTCATTTTTTGCGTGAAGAGCTATGACTTGAAAGAATCCTATGAGGCTATGAAAAATCATATAGATGCTAAGAGTATAATTTTTAGTCTATCAAACGGAGTTGGGTCTGGGGATGAGTTAAGAAAATGGAGTAAGTCAATTGTTTTAGACTCATGCGTTTATATTATTTCTCATATTCAAACAGCAGGAGTTATACGAAAAAAAGGAAATATTTTTGCTTTTGTTTGCGGGGGAGATGCTAAGGGAGGTGAAGTAATAAAATCTATATTTGACACAGCAGGTTTAAGAGCCAAGGTAGCTGAAGATATCAAAGAAGCTATCTGGAAAAAGTATATTTTTATTTCTGCTTTTGCGACATTGACTAGCTACTATGATAAGAGTATGTTTTATATTTATGAAAATCATTTTGATGAGGCAAAAGCACTTTTACAAGAGATAGCGAGTGTTGCTTTTGCAAAAAAAATTAACATTCAAGAAGAGGTTCAAAAAGCTTTGGAAATAGCAAGTAAACTTCCCTCTGATTCATCTACTTCCATGCATCTAGACTTTAAAAATAAAAAGAAGGTAGAGTTAGAAACTTTAAGTAAGTACATTGTAGATGAAGCTAAAATTTTTGGAGTGAAGACTCCACTTATGAATAAGATGTATGAAGAGTTGAATTCTAGGTTATAA
- a CDS encoding class I SAM-dependent methyltransferase: MPRVDNKKFYKSAINIHGTSPKGVNWNSKKSQNIRFKMILQMLPQNLKDSTVVDAGCGFGDFYTYALKHHKEFTYIGIDSLSDMYSIASEKTGCEILIADICIDAVPDATYYICSGAMNVLKRFETHLFIRKCFEASKKGFVFNILHGNKKSKTYNYFTKQDIQSIANDLGVKKVIFVDGYLDADITVGFFK, encoded by the coding sequence ATGCCACGCGTAGATAATAAAAAATTTTACAAATCTGCAATAAATATACATGGCACATCTCCAAAGGGTGTAAACTGGAACTCTAAAAAATCTCAAAATATAAGATTTAAGATGATACTCCAGATGCTACCTCAAAATCTAAAGGACTCAACTGTTGTAGATGCTGGTTGTGGTTTTGGAGATTTTTATACATACGCACTCAAACATCACAAAGAGTTTACTTATATAGGTATAGATTCTCTGAGTGATATGTACTCAATTGCAAGTGAAAAAACAGGCTGTGAAATCTTAATAGCAGATATTTGTATAGATGCCGTTCCAGATGCAACTTATTATATTTGCAGTGGAGCAATGAATGTTTTAAAGAGGTTTGAAACACATCTCTTTATTCGAAAATGTTTTGAAGCTTCTAAGAAAGGTTTTGTTTTTAATATCTTACATGGAAATAAAAAAAGTAAAACTTACAACTACTTCACAAAACAAGATATACAAAGCATAGCAAATGATTTAGGAGTTAAAAAAGTTATCTTTGTCGATGGCTACCTAGATGCAGATATAACAGTAGGTTTTTTTAAATAA
- the asnB gene encoding asparagine synthase (glutamine-hydrolyzing) — protein sequence MCAIFGIIGEYDEKKAKNALTLLTHRGPDSCTITQKQNLFFAHLRLAITDSNTSSNKALEHDNIFLSFNGEIYNYKELREQLSQDFEFKTQGESEVIIASYLKWGTSFVQHLRGMFAIALKDENTLYLFRDRLGKKPLFYLDAKSFVFASEIKAIKPFLQKTQMNEDALLSYLSFLAPSPPHTFFKGIKKLAAGEYLTYKNGVCKVQRYFDLLDAKPNIITNTDEAVHTLEKVLKESISMRLDTKEPIASLLSGGIDSATINYYALQEGLNLQTYTIGYKDFAKYDERENAKKSAEFLGLKNKAIEISGEDFFQTSELVLDTLDEPLNDPASIPLYLLFSQIKKDGYKVVFSGEGSDELFLGYRQYFEYLDIQSASTLKNKNWLKKYFRSNYSKNREWEHYKRIFDDTLLFRTSGESFSDLQKNALMKKNIKDNQALKYLTNYRDRFEASKHFDESSWYSYIDLNLFQAEHFLTKLDRVSMAHSIESRTPFLDHKLASTVFSIDPKLRYKDGVTKSLLKEIMKPHLNQEILQRKKKGFSNPYMEYLINSQKISLIKEVNQETGLFKTKELDEYINSASTGGFKQHIWGLYVLSVWIKKNLL from the coding sequence ATGTGTGCAATTTTTGGAATTATAGGAGAGTATGATGAGAAAAAGGCAAAAAATGCTCTTACTCTTTTAACACATAGAGGACCTGACAGTTGTACGATTACTCAAAAACAAAATCTTTTTTTTGCTCACTTAAGACTTGCCATAACAGACTCTAATACTTCTTCAAACAAAGCCTTAGAACATGACAATATTTTTCTATCTTTTAATGGAGAAATATATAACTACAAAGAATTAAGAGAACAACTTTCACAAGATTTTGAGTTTAAAACACAAGGAGAAAGTGAAGTTATAATCGCTTCATATCTTAAATGGGGAACTAGCTTTGTTCAGCATCTAAGAGGTATGTTTGCTATTGCTTTAAAAGATGAAAACACTCTGTATCTCTTTCGTGATAGACTAGGTAAAAAACCACTTTTTTATCTAGATGCTAAAAGCTTTGTTTTTGCATCTGAGATAAAAGCAATTAAACCTTTTTTACAAAAAACTCAAATGAATGAAGATGCACTTTTAAGCTACTTATCTTTTTTAGCACCCTCACCTCCTCATACATTTTTTAAAGGTATCAAAAAGTTAGCTGCTGGAGAGTATTTAACTTATAAAAATGGAGTTTGCAAAGTACAGAGATATTTTGACCTACTAGATGCTAAACCAAATATCATAACAAACACAGATGAAGCAGTGCATACTTTAGAAAAAGTTTTAAAAGAATCTATCTCTATGCGACTTGATACAAAAGAGCCTATAGCATCTCTACTCTCAGGTGGCATCGATAGTGCAACTATAAACTACTATGCTTTACAAGAAGGCTTAAACCTTCAAACATATACCATAGGATATAAAGATTTTGCAAAATATGATGAGAGAGAAAATGCAAAAAAAAGTGCTGAATTTTTAGGTCTTAAAAACAAAGCTATTGAAATATCTGGGGAGGATTTTTTTCAAACAAGTGAGCTTGTTTTAGACACTTTGGATGAACCCCTAAATGACCCAGCATCTATACCTTTATATCTACTTTTTTCACAAATTAAAAAAGATGGATACAAGGTAGTTTTCAGCGGAGAAGGAAGTGATGAGCTTTTTTTAGGATATCGACAATACTTTGAATACTTAGATATTCAGAGTGCGTCTACACTTAAAAATAAAAACTGGTTAAAAAAATATTTTCGTTCAAACTACTCTAAAAATAGAGAATGGGAACATTACAAAAGAATCTTTGATGACACTCTACTTTTTCGCACATCAGGAGAAAGTTTTAGTGACCTTCAAAAAAATGCTCTCATGAAAAAAAATATAAAAGATAATCAAGCACTAAAATATCTAACTAATTATAGAGACAGATTTGAAGCATCTAAGCATTTTGATGAAAGTAGTTGGTACAGTTATATAGATCTAAATCTTTTTCAAGCAGAGCATTTTTTAACAAAACTAGACCGTGTAAGTATGGCTCACTCTATTGAATCACGAACACCTTTTTTAGACCATAAACTAGCATCTACGGTGTTTAGTATAGACCCTAAGCTTCGTTATAAAGATGGCGTCACAAAATCACTTTTAAAAGAAATAATGAAACCTCATCTAAATCAAGAGATACTACAAAGAAAGAAAAAAGGCTTCTCAAACCCCTATATGGAGTATCTTATTAACTCGCAAAAAATATCACTTATAAAAGAAGTCAACCAAGAAACAGGGCTTTTTAAAACAAAAGAGTTAGATGAGTATATAAACAGCGCCTCAACTGGAGGTTTCAAGCAACATATTTGGGGACTATATGTATTAAGCGTTTGGATAAAAAAGAATCTACTTTAG